caaatgtcattagaaacggggatggtgccagaggattggcgtattgctcatgttgttccattgtttaaaaagggtcctaagagtaaacctagcaattatcggcctgtgagtttgacgtcagtggtgggtaaattgatggaaggtattcttagagatggcatatataattatctggatagacagggtctgattaggaacagtcaacatggatttgtgcgtggaaggtcatgtttgacaaatcttattgaattttttgaagaggttactaggaaagttgacgagggtaaagcggtggatgttgtctatatggacttcagtaaggcctttgacaaggttccacacggaaggttagttaggaaggttcaattgttaggtattaatattgaagtagtaaaatggattcagcagtggctggatgggagacgccagagagtagtggtgggtaactgtttgtcagattggaggctggtgactagtggtgtgcctcagggatctgtactgggtccaatattgtttgtcatatacattaatgatctggatgatggggtggtaaattggattagtaagtatgcagatgatactaagataggtgggaTTGTGGATAaagaagtaggttttcaaagcttgcagagagatttaggccagttagaagagtgggatgaaagctggcagatggagtttaatgctgataaatgtgaggtgctacattttggtaggactaaccaaaataggacatacatggtaaatggtagggcattgaagaatgcaatagaacagagggatctaggaataatggtgcatagttccctgaaggtggaatctcatgtggatagggtggtgaagaaagcttttggtatgctggcctttgtaaatcagagcatttagtatgggagttgggatgtaatgttgaaattgtacaagggactgataaggccaaatttggagtattatgtacagttctcgtcaccgaattataggaaagatgtcaacaaaacagagagagtacagaggagatttactagaatgttacctgggtttcatcacttaagttacagagaaaggttgaacaagttgggtctttattctttggagtgtagaagattgaggggggacttgatagaggtatttaagattatgaggggaatagatagagttgacatggataagctttttccattgagagtgagggagactcaaacaagaggacatgagttgagagttaaagggcaaaagtttaggggtaacatgagggggaacttcttcactcagagagtggtagctgaagcttccagcagaagtggttgaggcaggttcgatgttgtcatttaaagttaaattggataaatatatagacaggaagggaatggagggttatgggctgagtgcaggtcggtgggactaggtgagagtaagaggtcGGTGCGGACCAGAAGggtcaagatggcctgtttccgtgctgtaattgttatacggttatatatGGTAGAAACAGAATTACAAACAATGACGTACAATGACAGAGTTACATTAATGACATACAATGTGCCCTTCTTGTTACTTAAAGAGCTTCCTTTGGGGTTAGAGTGGACAAACAGGAGAATGGCCTCTGGCTTTTACTCCTCTTTTGGACTCTGATGGGGATGACAGGACAGTTCCAACATGGAGAAGCCAATGCTCTCTTCATGTTGAAGTTGGTGAGTAACATATCTCCAATCTGGTAACTCCATCTTGGTTTCATTTCACTGCTGGAAGATGTCAGTTTGTTTGAATTTGCAAATTAGCAGCATTGAAAAGCAAGTCTCTATGCACCCAGGAGCATAGAGTGTTGGACTAATTTGAGTAATGATACTTGTGAAGCATCCTGATCAGTTACTGTCCAGATGCCAACTGGGCATTGATTGCCCCTGTGTTTTACTGCCAGTCAATCAGCTTTAGAGAagtcaaggctgtgtgcttagcccccttctTTACTCAATTTATACCTATGATAGCATGGCTAAGTAGAGCTCCtatgtcatattcaagtttgcttatGACAGCGCTGTTGTTGATAGAGTCAAAGgttgtgatgaatcagcatataggagagagaatgaaaatccggctgagtggtgccacaacaacaacctctcactcaatgtcagcaaaaccaaaccgCCGATTCTCAACTGCTGGAGGAAGAAGCTAGAACCGGCTTCCATGAGGACTGGGCCCACGAGCCAATCCTCAccaggggatcagaagtggaaagggtcagtAGATTTAAAATCTTGCTGTGatactgcttggtatggaaacaccaatgcacatGAAAAGAGGGCTACAGAAAGTGAAGAATATAGGCCATTCCGTTACAGGCaaatccctcctcaccattgagtacAGTTACATGGAGCACTACCGTAAGCAGCATCGATTATCaaagacacccaccatccaggccataccctGTTTTCAcaactaccatcaagcaggaggtacagaagccttaggtcccacacctccaggttcagaaacggttattatccttcaaccctcaggctcctgaaccagcgtggatagcttcactcacctcaacgctgaactgattctatgacctacagtctcacttttaaggactctttacaactcacattctcagtatttttaaaatttgcacaatttgtataCTATTGCACATTTGTTGTCAGTCTTCGCTTATGTAAAGATTTTTTTtagaaattctattgtatttctttattttcttgcctgaatctcaaggtagcagtTCATagtaatatatacatactttggttataaatttactttatttTGAACATTTTCACATCTCTGAACTACATTAATCTGCTCACTCTTTGggcaatttcagaatcagaattagaatcagctttattatcactggcatatgtcatgaaatgtgtgctttgcagcatcagtacaatgcaatacataaaatatactgtaaGTTGCAAAAAGAATGCAAAACTAGCGTGGTGGTggtcatgggttcatggtccattcagaactctgatggcggaggggaagaagccgttcctaaaacgttgtgtgtgtgccttcaggctcctgtacctcctactgaTAGCAGTAATGAGAGGAGAGCATATCCTGATGTTGGTGGGGTTTGTCTAATTCTATAAATAAATGGAAATGCAAACTAATAACATTAAAAATAAACTATGTTTAGCACAGCAAGATGAATCAATTTAAACCTTCTGCTTCAAGAATCTATCCATGTACCGTGGCCAGATCATTCCTGGGTGGAGATAGGGCTGCTTTCAATGGTGGGGATCTAGTCTTGCCCATCAGCAGAACAACTATGTTCTCTCTTTACCAGCTCCCTCTCTAAACTACCCATCTGTTGAAGTTTGTtcttaaaatttttctttttgaccaAGGCATAAATGTCTTATGTGGCTTGGTATAAACACTTTTCTGATTAGTTTCCCATGAAGCTGCTTGGCTGTTGTCTTACATTATAGCTTGCTATGTATGTGCAACTTTTATTGCAAAGGTAAAAGGAACACTTTTTGTTGCTGACCCTGGATTTCAATTTTGTTCAGAAAGGATACAATCTCTGATTTATTTTAttctattttatttagagatacagcatggtaacaggcccgtctggcccactgagtccatgccatccaattacacccatgtgaccaattaacctactaacttatATGTCTTTGgaaacaaacttcttacagagagcGGTGGAATCGAGCCCAGGCCAtaggcactgtaaaagcattacaCTAATCACTAGACTACTGTGCCACCCCATTTAGTTCAAGATATTTTCCAATACCCACATTTtgaaaagaaaatatttttattattgaaATAATTTCTATTTCTATGGTTTGAATTATTCAGTTGTTATTCTTAGTTCAATTCAAGATTGATTGTAAagttcaaacacgaggaattctgcagatgctggaagttcaagcaacacacataaaagttgctggtgaacgcagcaggccaggcagcatctctaggaagaggtgcagtcgacgtatcgggctgagtcccttcgtcaggactaactgaaggaagagctagtaagagatttgaaagtgggagggggagggggagattcaaaatgataggagaagacaggagggggagggatggagccaagagctggacaggtgataggcaaaagggatatgagaggatcatgggacaggaggtggggcattagcagaagtttgagaagtcaatgttcatgccatcaggttggaggctacccagacggaatataaggtgttgttcctccaacctgagtgtggcttcatctttacagtagaggaggccgtggatagacatatcagaatgggaatgagatgtggaattaaaatgtgtggccactgggagatcctgctttctctggcggcacctccccctcgtaccccatccattatttatttatatacacacattctttctctctctctcctttttctctctctgtccctctgaatataccccttgcccatcctctgggttttttctcccctcccccttttccttctctctgggcctcctgtcccatgatcctctcatatccccagagaaagctggatctcccagtggccacacattttaattccacatcctattcccattctgatatgtctatccacggcctcctctactgtaaagatgaagccacactcaggttggaggaacaacaccttatattccgtctgggtagcctccaacctgatggcatgaacattgacttctctaaattccactaatgccccacctccccctcgtaccccatcctttatttatttatatacacacattctttctctctctctctcctttttctccctctgtccctctgactataccccttgcccatcctcttgggtttttccccctccccctttttcttctccctgatcctctcatatccattttgtccagctcttggttccatccctccccctcctgtcttctcctatcattttggatcttcccctccccctcccactttcaaatctcttactagctcttccttcagttagtcctgatgaagggtctcggcccgaaacgtcgactgtacctcttcctagagatgctgcctggcctgctgcgttcaccagcaactttgatgtgtgttgcttgattgtAAACTTGTTATTATTGTTTGGCAAAATCTAATATCCTTAGACTAAAACATTTTCAGCCAAACAGATCAACTAAATTGGAACTAAATTGGTAGAAACCAGTATGCTTGGACACTCAAAGTTAGAATTTTTcagtattttcattttattttctctAGTTACCATGGTTACATTATTGACTatcctattttattatgtgtccACAAACAAATGTGATTGTCTAGATTGTGTTCAATATTCACATTATGAAAACCGCACTCTTGATCCATAATACATGGTAGCCATTTTAAAATGTACACCCaatagaagagatttaccagagcAAAGACAATCTAAGTTTTCAGCAGCTATCCAGTCTTCATTCTTTTTCTAGTTGGTAATTGTAACAATTGGGGCTTTTGGTTATTATTGTTCTGAGAGGTGAAGTTTTGGCATGAACAGAAGGCATGTTTGTTGATAGGAAATAAAGAGTTGAAAGCAGTTCAGATAAAGGTTACTAGGCAGATACATGGAATGGGTGAGTTGTCTTATGAGGAACGATTAGATTGACTGGGCTTTTATCTACATGGGTTTGGAACAGTGAGAGGGGAATTGATTGAAATGTAAAAGATCCTGAGGACTCTTGCAAGGAAtgacatgaagaggatgtttcctctggtgggagaattAGAACTAGGGGCCATTGCTTAAAAATAAGGAGTCGCCCTTTCAAATAGAGCTGAGATGAAGTAAATCCTATGAGTGGGTTGAGAGTTTTTGGAAATCTCTCCATTAAAGGCAGTGGAAACATAAGACTTCGAACGTTCTATAGggattgatggattcttgataagCAAGCTCACTGTGGGAAAACGAGCATGTGAATTTGAGATTACAgttagatcagccataatcttactgACTGTTGGGGAAGTCTGGTAGGTCTAAATCCCtccactcctgttcctatttcaaATATTGTCTGAATTGTCCCTAGTACTCTGATTAGTATTCCATAAACAACATCactgaaagagttatcatatccCAATACATGAGAAACATTTGAAaattctgggcttgtactcagtggggttcagaggatgaggaggaatctactaaatattgaaaggcctacatagtgtggatgtggagcagatgcttccattagtaggagagtctCAGATCTGAATGTGCAgtgtcagaataaagggacacccTTTTATAACTGAAATGAAGTTTCTTCAATCAGAGGAcataacaccataaatcagcgaattgttttatgtctcccctcttgctgtgaaacggagacacctcttttgccttattagggagagagagagtgcctgtggtatgtcgaattatcgtgtgaacgagtagtctttggggtactgcaagtctgtgtctttattgatgctttgctgcacgcttaagtgctcagtggagggcactgatgctttttgctggtgggggaggggggtcgttgctttgctgtgGCTTACATGTGGGAAGGGGGCGGTGGGGTttaggggttctaacatttaactgtcattcattctttggggcactcctctgtttttgtggttatctgcgaagaaaaagaatttcaggatgtatattgtatatatttctctgacattaaatgtacgtttgtacctttgaaacttactgaacctgtgaaattcattgccatggagggTTTTGGATGCCaaatctttgggtatatttaaggcagagattaatgtGTTCTTCGTTGATAAAGGGGTtaaagggagaaggtgggagaatggggttgaaataaACTTTGGCCACAATTGAATACTGTCTTTCCTTCTTTGCACTTCAAGGGTGCATCATTGTTAGGTGCTTTTAAACATTCTGAAACTGTGATATATCAATTGCAGAACACTCTTCACTAAACTTGCATGTTTCCCCTCCTTTCAGATCGCAGCTGCGGTTCCCAGAGGTGCCACAGAGTGTGGGCTCCGTCGTGGATTGGAGGATTTCCAGGATTATGCCGGTGCCCCGGAATGGAGCTGAGGATCCTGCTCCTGCGGCACTCTGTCGCCATGTGGCTGCTCCTACAAAGTTTTGTCCTGATGATCTTCTGCTTTAACTCAGCAACGACGTGTCCGAAAGGCTGTTACTGCTCGGACCCGGACAAGAAACTGACCGTCCGCTGCAGCGACATGCACCTGAAGGAGGTCCCCAGGGACATTCCAAACAACACTCGGAAGCTCTACCTTGATTCCAATCAAATAACTTCCATTCCGCATGAGGTCTTCAAGAACCTGCACGAGCTGGAAGAACTGGACCTGTCCAATAATGCCATTCAGCACTTGGAGTTGGGCGCCTTCCGAGGGCTAAATGAAAGCCTGAAGTTTCTGAACCTCTCCCACAATAAACTGGTGACTGTCAACAAAGAGGTCTTCAGCAAACTGAAAGCAGTTATTAAACTTTCGGACAACCCCTGGTTTTGTAACTGTGACCTGCAGGAAATGATCAAGACAGTTACTGTCAAGGTTGAGTCCACCAATGACATCATCTGTGCATCTGCttatccagaggaacacacaaagAAATCCTTCTTGGAGGTCGCCCACCATGTCAACTTCTGTAACTTTCAGAAAAAGACTACCGATGTGGCAATGCTGATCACCATGTTTGGCTGGTTCACCATGGTCATCTCTTATTTGGTGTACTACGTCAGGCAGAACCAGGAAGATGCCAGGCGCCACCTTGAGTACCTGAAGTCGCTTCCCAGCAAGCAGAGGAAGTCAGAggcatcctccaccatcagcacagtgGTGTAACAATGTACTTCCAATCCTTGCcactggggtgtgtggggtgggggaatggtggggaggaggtgaaggtgaCATAAAAACACAACTATCTATTGGCTCATGATCCATGACACTGGAACGGTGGAACGGGGAAGATCAGTTCTTCTAGACCAGTGGATCATAACTCTGGCCTCTTCTCCTGATCTACCAAACTGAATCATTTAAAAATTAGTTGCCAAAAGCAAATAATAATGAATTCATTGGATATGGCAGTACATTGCACAGTAGTGTACTCAGATTAAGAGGTCACAGTCCAATGTGTACTGTTGATGATATGCTCCTCAGAACCAAGGAAAGAATAAGGAATTAGTTTGTAGCTGAAAGGAAATATGCCTGTGACTTCAATGTGTCCTGAAAGATATTGTTTTGTTTTAACTTTGTCCAAGTTTAATATCTTGGCCTCCTTtctctcccagtctgtctccccACTGTGTCCAATCTGCAGATATGCTTCTGAGGGACAGACAAACAGGATGATGATAGCCACCCTGTGCAACCAGAGGTGGCCACTTGAGGTTGTGGCTATTTTCAGGTCTCTTTATGGAAGATCACACTGCATCAGAGATTAAAGATTAcacagagattagctttatttgtcacatatacaacaAAATATTGACacgcagtgaaatgcgttgtttgcgtcaatgaccaacacagtctgagaagtgctgggggcagcccgtaagtgtcgccatgcttctggcgccaacatagcatgaccacagttcactaaccctaaccccatatgtcttcggaatgtgggaggaaaccagagcacccgaaggaaacccatgcggtcatgggtttaacatacaaactctgcacattcagtggcgggaattgaaaccTGATCTTACATCTGGCACTGaaaagtgttacgctaaccactatacGCTCTCGTGCTGCCCACCAAACATCAAAGTAATAATTGGCTCTGAACATGATACTGATAGACGATCTTAGGCGCTGTATGGCAAATACTCTTATCTTCCATTATAACTCCCATCATTTTACACATTTTTGGCAGTCTATTGGCCTAATCTCTTAATCAAAACAGCTGAAGGCCAcaaaatcagaaacagaatcaggtttataatcactgacatatgtcacaaaatttgttattttgcagtggaatacataaaatgtactataaattgcaaaaagaaattgtatatatataatttatatatatatatatatatatatatatatgtataaattatataatataatataaataagtaggacaaaaagagagcaaaaatagtgaggtagtgttcatgggttcatagtccattcagaaatctgatggcttcCAGATGTCATCTAACTTGCTTGAACCTTGCTTGAACAGCTGACAAATAGAGCAGAGAAGCTGCCTTTATACAACTGTATAGCCAGCTTCATTTTGGCCAGCCTGAAAAGGATGATGAAAAATAGCACTCACGACAGAAGTGATGCAGAACTGGTCGTATGAATCTGAGGCTGAGTTTATGAACCAATATGCTGAAAGGACTTAGTGGACCATGCAGCATCAAAACTCTTATCCAGACACCTGTATGACCTTGCAGTCCAGGAAGCTGTGACATGCACACCCTCACTCATTGCCTTGGTTTCAAAATCACATTTGGAGATATCGAGGATTGAGATTAAAAGAATGCTCCCTTTTGCACACAAAGATATTGCTGAAAACCATGGATCATGACCTAATAAGTTTACTATCTAAGGTCGTGGAAGTGATTGGGTGCACAGAGCTCGTTCAGGCAAACAAGAAATGCAGACCTG
The sequence above is drawn from the Mobula birostris isolate sMobBir1 chromosome X, sMobBir1.hap1, whole genome shotgun sequence genome and encodes:
- the lrrc3ca gene encoding leucine-rich repeat-containing protein 3B isoform X1 is translated as MDLILILVRKTQKRHYSDKSKHKRFCRCWKSRATHTECWRNSADRSCGSQRCHRVWAPSWIGGFPGLCRCPGMELRILLLRHSVAMWLLLQSFVLMIFCFNSATTCPKGCYCSDPDKKLTVRCSDMHLKEVPRDIPNNTRKLYLDSNQITSIPHEVFKNLHELEELDLSNNAIQHLELGAFRGLNESLKFLNLSHNKLVTVNKEVFSKLKAVIKLSDNPWFCNCDLQEMIKTVTVKVESTNDIICASAYPEEHTKKSFLEVAHHVNFCNFQKKTTDVAMLITMFGWFTMVISYLVYYVRQNQEDARRHLEYLKSLPSKQRKSEASSTISTVV
- the lrrc3ca gene encoding leucine-rich repeat-containing protein 3B isoform X2 gives rise to the protein MELRILLLRHSVAMWLLLQSFVLMIFCFNSATTCPKGCYCSDPDKKLTVRCSDMHLKEVPRDIPNNTRKLYLDSNQITSIPHEVFKNLHELEELDLSNNAIQHLELGAFRGLNESLKFLNLSHNKLVTVNKEVFSKLKAVIKLSDNPWFCNCDLQEMIKTVTVKVESTNDIICASAYPEEHTKKSFLEVAHHVNFCNFQKKTTDVAMLITMFGWFTMVISYLVYYVRQNQEDARRHLEYLKSLPSKQRKSEASSTISTVV